The Treponema primitia ZAS-1 genome contains the following window.
AAATTTGTATTATATATTATATGATTTTCATTTATTAAGGATACAAAATCATTCCAGTCGCTATTATATTCCCAATCGCCACCTAAATCAATTAATGCTCGATTTATAAGGCCACCAAAACATTTATATAAATTATCAAATGATCGTTTATTATTATGATATAGATTTAATCTTTTTTCAAGAAATTCGTCTCTATATCCTCCAATAGTTACAATATAGTCTTTTATTACTGGTGCAACATTATCATAATATTTATATAAATTTGTGTCAAATATTTCACTGATTTTATAATAAACAAATATTGCGACTTCAAATTTAATTACAGATTTATGTTCTACAGGACAATATTTATAAATAATATTTGAGATTTTTTCCGTTGCTATTGCAAAATTAATTATTGCAGTATATTCCTGTAGTTTTTGATGTTTTTTTTCTTCGCTATTTCCCAAAAACATTTGCAAACCTCCAAAGTTGCTATTTACAGTGTACTATGATTTTTTAATTTCGTCAATATTTTTAAAAATAATTCAAAAAAATGGCACATAACGTTCCGATTGTATGCGAAGGTTTTTTGGCGCGATAAGAAAATTGCGTAGCAATTTTAGCGCCAAAAAACTTTGGGTGGAGTGAGCCGTGGATTGCATTTTAATTATGTTATGCGGCTACGCCGCAGTTGACAAAAGAATAATAAAAAACCGCATAATAAAAAAATTATGAAATAAAATTATGCCAAGCGGCTACGCCGCTAATTTAATAATAAAAATAAATGAAGAAGAACCCGTGCGCCGTCCATGTCGCACGGCTAACGTAGAAGATTTTGCATCGCTTAACATACGGTATATGTTCCGCCGCCATTCGGCGGCTCCAGGGTTCCGTTCGCCTAGGTCACTTCGTTCCCACGGCTCACTGCACCTACATTTTGCCCGCCCTGGTCTTGCTTCGCAAGCCCTTATTCGGGCGGTCAAACCGTTATATACCTTGCACGTTATACGACATTTGCCCTAAGATTTGTTGGGGAATATATTGACAAAAAGAATGAAACAATATAAACATAAATGAAGGGGAAAAAATGAAAGAAATTGGATTTAAAGAATTATATAAAATAGCAATGAGTAAAAATAATCCGCGAAAAATATCTCCATTCATAGAAGCTGGAGAAGTTTCTGCGGCTATATTAACAGAGAACGGTAATGTTTATACTGGTGTTTGTATTGATACTGCCAGTACTTTGGGTATGTGTGCAGAACGAAATGCAATAGCTAATATGATTACTAATGGTGAATCAAAAATAATTAAATTGGTTTGTTGTTTCAGTGATGGAAGAATTGGATCGCCTTGTGGGGCATGTAGGGAATATCTTATGCAACTTGATAAGGATAGTGGGAATATTGAAATACTAATAAATTATGAAAAAATGGAAATAATTAAATTAAAAGATATTATTCCAATGTGGTGGGGAGACGAAAAATTTAAATAATAATTATGTCAAACGACTTTGCCGCTAATTTTATAAAAAAATATATGAAGAAATAGAATAATTAAAATAATGGAGTACGGGCAAACGCCGTATAACAGGTCTGTATACGCTACGGGGCTAAAGCCCCTCGGGGTTCCGTTTCGCTAAGTCGCCTTCGGCTCCCACGCTCCACTCCACCCAAAGTTTTTATGGCGCAAAATGCTGCGCATTTTTTTATCGCGCCATAAAAACCATCGCATACAGCCGGAGCGTTATACGAAATGCACAATTTTACCTTTGTTTACATAAGTATTGACAATATTAAAAAAGAACTGTAATCTAAAGTCTATAAACGGAGAAGTGTTATGCCGAAAGATACTGATATAATTAAAAAATTGATAATACCCAATGCCCCACAAAAAGATTTCAGGGAAGCGCTTAAAAAAATTGAAAAGGGTCAATATGAAGTGGAAACATTAGTAAATGGCAATAAAATTCATATCAGTAAACCTGGATTTAAAGGAAAAGATGATTTCAGGGTCGATATATTTGATCCTAATAAAAATAAAAATTCATCATTAACACATGAATATTTATTTGATGATATAGCAAAAAAATATCAAAAAGAACCTGTTGGGACAAAAAAATTAGTATGTGGACTTCTTGATGTTTGCAATGGCAAAGAACCGGATAAAGTAATAAAAGATAATAAACTAAAAGATACAGTAGGGCTGTCAATTGATGTTATATTAAAAAATTATAAATGGATATGGGGACAAGAAGATTGTAATTATCCTCAAGGCAAAGGAAGATGGCTTTCAATGGATGCACTGTTGAAAGAATATGAAATAGAAAAGCCGTGAAAGAAATTATTCACTTCGTATAACATACGGTTTACGGTTCGTCGCTTCGCTCCTCTGGGTTCTGTTCACCTAGGTCGGCTACGCCTCTTACGGCTCAGTACACCCACATTTTTATTGTGCTATTAAAAATGAAGTAAACATTTCACGTTATGCGAAATTTTGGCTGAATGTTTCTGTAAATAAAACAATAATAATATAAAAAAATATTGTACAAAATATTTGAACAATGGTTGACAAAATATTTAATGGTATGATACTATCATTTAGAATATTTACAATAATAATGTAAAACATTTTTCTGTAAACTACATAAATGGAGGTAATCTTGAAATGATAAAAAATCCGGTAGAAACGATTGGTAATTTAATAGAAAAGCAAGGAATTAGTTTTATAAGTTCCATTGATGAAAATGGTTTTCCCAATACAAAGGCAATGTTACCTCCGGTTAAACGGGAAGGCATAAAAACATTTTATTGGCATACTAATTCACCGTCAATGAGAATAAAACAATACAAAAATAATTCAAAGGCTTGTATATATTTTTATGATAAACGGTTTTTTAAGGGCGTAATGTTAAAAGGAACAATGGAAGTATTGGACGATATAAAAATAAAAAAAGAAATTTGGAAAGACGAATATACAAAATATTATACAGGAGGAATGGATAGAGGAGATTTTATAGTAATAAAGTTCACGGCAGAAAATGGACGGTATTATAGTAACTTTAGTTCGGAAGATTTTAAGATAGAATAATATAAAAATTAAAATAAAAAATAGGAGTATAAAAGCAGTCCAAACTTCACATAACAGGACTGTAT
Protein-coding sequences here:
- a CDS encoding cytidine deaminase family protein; translated protein: MKEIGFKELYKIAMSKNNPRKISPFIEAGEVSAAILTENGNVYTGVCIDTASTLGMCAERNAIANMITNGESKIIKLVCCFSDGRIGSPCGACREYLMQLDKDSGNIEILINYEKMEIIKLKDIIPMWWGDEKFK
- a CDS encoding pyridoxamine 5'-phosphate oxidase family protein; protein product: MIKNPVETIGNLIEKQGISFISSIDENGFPNTKAMLPPVKREGIKTFYWHTNSPSMRIKQYKNNSKACIYFYDKRFFKGVMLKGTMEVLDDIKIKKEIWKDEYTKYYTGGMDRGDFIVIKFTAENGRYYSNFSSEDFKIE